GAAAAGGGTCTTGCTATTGGCGAGACTTTTTTATTGCCTTTTTGAATATTTAAAATGCAAATTTTTGCATTTGAAAGTTTTATTAATGTATTTTTGTTGAATATTACGTCTGATATGAACACAAAAAATATTTTTAGAGCAATTACGTTTTTAGGAGTTTTTATAGCTGCTAGCATTCTGCCGATCAGTAAAACAACTGTCAATGCTCAAAATTATAGTGATGTAGCGGAGCTAGGGCCGAATACCATCAATTATAATAAAATGAGTTTAAGGAATCTGGAAGAGGTTTCAGAAGAAACCAATGGTTCCACTCCAAAAGAATTGAAAATTGAGCCATTGACAATAATTGAAGAAAATGTAGCTAGAAATTTAAACTCTCATTGGACTTGGCCAGAATACACTTTGGATATGATCGATAGTTATTCTCCGTTTTTATTTAGAACAAAAAAATCAGCTGAGGTCGATGAAGTAAAAGTACTGTTGGAAATCAATAAAAAAGGCAAACTGAGTGGGTTTGAAATCATTGGAGAAGTAGATAAAGGCTTAAAAGAAAGGCTAGATCATGTACTCCGAAAACTCCCAAAATGTAAACCTGTCCCTGGGTTTGAACAATACAACCCTGAAGTTTTTGAATTAACCATTAGAAAATAAATTTGAGCTGGCTGTTGCCGGCTTTTTTTTAAGCGGTTGGGAGGTATGGTCTCTGTCTGATTAATTTTAGAAAAAGAACCACACTCCTTATGAAAAAAACTTTAACTCTCATTTTAGCTGTATCTGCTAATCTGGCATTTGCACAGGAAAAAAGCTATGCACCAGAGAAAGTATTTCCAGAAGATAACCCCAAATCAAAATTCTACACCGTTTCAGGCGAGAGGCATGGACCTTCATTTTTTAAGAAATATAACTTCCCTGAAGTAGAATACTCAGCGGGGGATGTTTTGAATTTTGACCACTATCATACTGTGGAAGTAATGTACCACTGGTACCGTGTTTGGGCTGAAAAATATCCGGACATCGTTGATCTATATGAAGTAGGCAAATCCTTTGAAGGTAGACCTATTTTACAAATGACCATTACTAATAAGGAAACGGGAAAGGATACAAACAAACCTGCAGCTTATTTTGAAGGGGGAAGACATTCCGGGGAAATCACTTCCAGTGAATCGATTCTTTGGCTTACACAACATATTTTGGAGAATTATGGATCAGATCCAGAAATCACTGAATTGGTAGATACTAAAGCTATTTACCTAAGGCCACAAAATAATCCAGATGGGTCAAATTTATACCTGAGGACCGAACAAAGAAATCGAAGTACAGTGCGCCCACATGACAATGATCGGGATGGCTTGATCGATGAGGACCCAGAAGAGGATTTGGACGGGGATGGTATTATTTACCAGATGCGGAAGAAAGCTGTAACTCCTGAAGAAAAGGAAAAAGCGAATTATATCGTCGATCCAGATGACCCAAGTCAAAAACTGATGAAGCGAACTTTTCCTGGGAAAGGTGAATACCTGATCTACACCGAAGGATACGATAATGATGGAGACGGATCCTACAATGAAGATGGAATAGGTGGCTTGGATTTGCATAGAAATTACCCAGAAAACTGGAGGCCTGATACAGGTGAAGATTTAACTGGCAGAGGCTATACTCAAAATGGAGCAGGTGAATTTCCTATGAGTGAATTGGAATCTCGTGCTACGGTAATGTGGATGCTGACTCACCCGAATATTTCGGTAGTGAACTCAATGGATACTCGGGTTCCGATGCATTTAAGAGCTCCTTCTACATCCAAAGCAGAAGAAAGAATGTATCCAGAGGATTTGGCGATCTATAAAGAAATGGATCAACTTGGACTTTCTTATACTGCTTATCCTTGGGCAGGGGATGTTTATGAAACCTATGCAACTAGGTATAAAGTCAATCGAATGACGGGAGATCCTTTAAAGCCTTCACCATTATTTGGCCACGGTCCTGATTTCGGGTATTTCTATTATGGTAGTATTTGGTATGGTGACGAGCTTTGGAACAATGGGGCCATGAAAGACTACAATGAAGATGGGATATATGATGATTTCGACGCTTTAAGGTGGGATGAAGAAGCAAATGAGGGGAAAGGTTTCAAATCTTGGACAGCTTTCACGCATCCAGGTTTGGGAGAAGTGGAGATAGGCGGTTTTCACCCTAAATTTTTCGGACAAAACGGACCTACTTGGCAACTTGAAAACTGGGCAAAAAAACAAGCTCAGTTCAATTTGGCTATGGCAATGAAGCTACCCCAACTGACAATTTCTGATTTAAAAATAAACAAGCTTGGAAATGGTGAGTTTGAAGTTCAATTAGAATGGGAAAATACGGGTTCTCTTCCTGTGGCTTTAGAACAAGCCAAACTGGTGAAAATTGTTCGTGAAGACCGTGTTTCATTGAGCTTTGATAAAGAATTAACCGAAGGTTATGAGGAAGCAAAGGTGCAGATTTTGAGTCCAGAATTATATGATAAGACCATTTATGCTGGATACACGGGAGTAGGAGAGAAAAAAACTGCCACATTTAAGATAAAAGTAAATGTTGATGAAGAAGTCAGTGGTAAAATCAGACTTTCCTCCACAAGAGGTGGATATTTCGAAAAAGAGTTTACGTTAAAATAATTCATAGATAAAATGTTAAGAAAATTAGGACTGGCATATTTTGTCGCTTTCGCTTTGTTATTAACTCATGTCGAAGCTCAGCAAAAACGATCCTTAAATCATTCTGATTACGATGGATGGGAGAGTCTTCGATCTGAAAGAATAACCAAAAATGGTCAATGGGTACTTTATCAGATAGCACCTCAGGAAGGAGATGGAAGAGTTGAAATATTGCCTTATGATTCTCCCAATAATAAATTCATTGTCCCAAGAGCATCTAGCGTTCAATTTACACCAGATGATGCATTTGCAGTTGGGAAAATCCTGCCAGAGGAAGATACAGTACGTATGTTGAAATTGAAAAAGGCCAAAAAGGATGAAATGCCTTCAGATAGCCTTTTTATTTACGAGATGAGTAGTGGTGAACTTGAGAAGTTTCCAAAAGTAAAATCTTTTGACACCCCTTCTGAAAAAGGGAGCTGGATAGCCATCCATTTTGAAAAAGAAAAGCCAAAGAAGAAAGAAGAGGCAGATTCAACTGCTAAAGCAGAAAAGCCTAAGAAAACTGATGGAACCAAACTTTTGGTTCGTTCACTTGATGGTTCGAAATCGTATGAGTTTGAGAGAGTGAAATCCTTTGGTTTTGCTCCAAATGGCGACTTCTTGCAATTTGTTCTTGCGGAAGAAGATACTTTAGATAATGCTTCTATCCATATTTTGGATTTAGAAAGTGGCGAGGATAAGCTTATTCATGAAGGAATGACATCTTACAAGTCCAATCGATTTTCGCCACAGTCTAAATATTTGGCTTTTTTGACAAGTGATGATTCCGCAAAAGCAGAAAAACCATATTACCAATTACAATTGTATGATGTGCAGTCGGGAAGTCTCAAGCAACTGGCGGATGAAAGTACGGAAGGTATTTTGGCAGAAGGTCGAATCAGTGAAAATGGGAGTTTGAAATTTTCTGAAAATGAAAATCGTTTGTTTTTTGGAACTGCACCTGAGTATGTTGATTATCCTTATGAAAAGGATACCACAATACTTGATGATGAGAGACCAAGCTTAGATATTTGGGGTTGGCAAGATGATGATATTCAGCCCATGCAGCTAAAACAAAAGTCAAGGGAGGAAAGTAGATCTTACCTTGCTACAATTGATTTAGCCTCAGGTAAAGTTGCTCAATTAGAAACTCAGGATTTGGAGGATGTAAGGCTTGAAAACAAAGTCACCAAGGAATTTGGATTAGGGACAAGTAATGCTCCTTATAAAAGAAACTACAGCTGGGACATTCAAATAGGGAGAGATATTTACCTCGTCGATTTCAATGATGGGTCTAGGAAATTAATAGAGAAAGAAGCCTCTGGATACCCCAGTATTTCTCCTGCCGGAAAATACGTTTATTGGTATGCTAGCAGAGACAGTGCATGGGTTGCTTATGATATCAGTGCTGAGAAAAGAATTGAATTGACCAAGGACCTTGAAATAGATTTCTTTGATGAACTTCATGATTCTCCTTCACTTCCAGGTGGTTATGGAAATGGTGGTTGGTTAGATGAAGATGAAGCAATCTTGATTTACGATAGGTTTGACATTTGGAAAATTGATCCTAAAAATCCTTCGGGAGCAGTAAGCATAACAGGTGGAACAGGAAGATCTTCCAACACAGTCTTTAGAGTTGAGAATCTGGATAGAGATATTTTAAGTATTGATCCTGATTCCCCAGTTATCCTAAGTGCTTTTAATGAGATGAATAAAGAATCTGGTTTTTATTCCACCTTTGTTAAGTCTAGCTCTTCACCTGAGAAATTGATCATGACGCCAAACAGGTACTATAGCCTAAACAAAGCGAAAAATTCAGATCATGCGACGATAAGGAGAATGACTTATGTGGAAAACCCAGACCTATATTTGACAGGTTTAGAGTTTAAGAGTCTTGAAAAAGTATCAAATCTCAATCCACAGCAATCTTCTATCAATTGGGGTACAGCTGAATTGGTATCGTATAACACCACTGATGGAGATCCACTTCAAGGAATTCTTTTCAAACCGGAGAATTTTGATCCAAATAAGAAGTATCCGATGATGGTTTATTTCTATGAAAGAAGCAGTGATGGGCTTTATTCTTACAGAACGCCAGCTCCAAGTGCCTCAACCATCAATATTCCTTATTTTGTAAGTAATGAATACCTCGTTTTTGTTCCAGATATTAAATATGAATTAGGTCTTCCGGGGCCTAGTGCATTCAACTGCATTATTCCTGGAGTACAAGCGGTTGTATCAAAGGGCTTTGTTGATGAAGATAATATGGCGATTCAAGGCCAAAGTTGGGGTGG
Above is a window of Algoriphagus machipongonensis DNA encoding:
- a CDS encoding M14 family metallopeptidase yields the protein MKKTLTLILAVSANLAFAQEKSYAPEKVFPEDNPKSKFYTVSGERHGPSFFKKYNFPEVEYSAGDVLNFDHYHTVEVMYHWYRVWAEKYPDIVDLYEVGKSFEGRPILQMTITNKETGKDTNKPAAYFEGGRHSGEITSSESILWLTQHILENYGSDPEITELVDTKAIYLRPQNNPDGSNLYLRTEQRNRSTVRPHDNDRDGLIDEDPEEDLDGDGIIYQMRKKAVTPEEKEKANYIVDPDDPSQKLMKRTFPGKGEYLIYTEGYDNDGDGSYNEDGIGGLDLHRNYPENWRPDTGEDLTGRGYTQNGAGEFPMSELESRATVMWMLTHPNISVVNSMDTRVPMHLRAPSTSKAEERMYPEDLAIYKEMDQLGLSYTAYPWAGDVYETYATRYKVNRMTGDPLKPSPLFGHGPDFGYFYYGSIWYGDELWNNGAMKDYNEDGIYDDFDALRWDEEANEGKGFKSWTAFTHPGLGEVEIGGFHPKFFGQNGPTWQLENWAKKQAQFNLAMAMKLPQLTISDLKINKLGNGEFEVQLEWENTGSLPVALEQAKLVKIVREDRVSLSFDKELTEGYEEAKVQILSPELYDKTIYAGYTGVGEKKTATFKIKVNVDEEVSGKIRLSSTRGGYFEKEFTLK
- a CDS encoding alpha/beta hydrolase family protein, which codes for MLRKLGLAYFVAFALLLTHVEAQQKRSLNHSDYDGWESLRSERITKNGQWVLYQIAPQEGDGRVEILPYDSPNNKFIVPRASSVQFTPDDAFAVGKILPEEDTVRMLKLKKAKKDEMPSDSLFIYEMSSGELEKFPKVKSFDTPSEKGSWIAIHFEKEKPKKKEEADSTAKAEKPKKTDGTKLLVRSLDGSKSYEFERVKSFGFAPNGDFLQFVLAEEDTLDNASIHILDLESGEDKLIHEGMTSYKSNRFSPQSKYLAFLTSDDSAKAEKPYYQLQLYDVQSGSLKQLADESTEGILAEGRISENGSLKFSENENRLFFGTAPEYVDYPYEKDTTILDDERPSLDIWGWQDDDIQPMQLKQKSREESRSYLATIDLASGKVAQLETQDLEDVRLENKVTKEFGLGTSNAPYKRNYSWDIQIGRDIYLVDFNDGSRKLIEKEASGYPSISPAGKYVYWYASRDSAWVAYDISAEKRIELTKDLEIDFFDELHDSPSLPGGYGNGGWLDEDEAILIYDRFDIWKIDPKNPSGAVSITGGTGRSSNTVFRVENLDRDILSIDPDSPVILSAFNEMNKESGFYSTFVKSSSSPEKLIMTPNRYYSLNKAKNSDHATIRRMTYVENPDLYLTGLEFKSLEKVSNLNPQQSSINWGTAELVSYNTTDGDPLQGILFKPENFDPNKKYPMMVYFYERSSDGLYSYRTPAPSASTINIPYFVSNEYLVFVPDIKYELGLPGPSAFNCIIPGVQAVVSKGFVDEDNMAIQGQSWGGYQVAYLITQTNMFKAAGAGAPVVNMTSAYGGIRWGTGMSRMFQYEQTQSRIGGTLWQKPLYYIENSPLFFMDRVNTPVLIMHNDEDGAVPWYQGIEMFMALKRLDKPAWLLQYNGEDHNLRQRRNRKDLSMRLSQFFDHYLKGAPAPLWMTEGLPAVEKGKTLKYELSN